The window TAAATCAATTTTAGCAAATCTGATTGAGTTACAATTCCTATAATTTGATCTTCATCATCAACTACAGGGTAACCATTATAACCAGTTTCCAACATTGCATCAGCAAGCTGTGGAACTGTTGCGTATTGTGAGATTGTTTCCACATTTGTTGACATGTAATCTCCTGCAATCAACTCCTTAATCTGAGAAGATTGATACTTGTCAGGAGTGTGTTTCCTGAATGAAACAAATGCTTTTGCAATGTCTTTTGAAGTAATAATTCCTGCAAGCTCATTGTCTCCAGTAAGTAATAAACGTCCAACACCTGAGTCCATTATGACTTTTCTTGCATGAACTAAACGATCATCTGCAGATATTGAAATAATATCTGTTGTCATAATATCCTTAACTGAAATCTTTTCATATGCTTTAGCTTTGCATAAATATATGAAATCAGATTTAGTTACGATTCCAACCATTTCACCATCAGATAAAACTGGAATGGCACCAATATTCTTATCAATCAAGATTTTTGCCACTTCAGTCACATCCTCATCCTCATCAACTGTAATCAAGTCCTTGACCATTACAGTGGATACATAGAAATGTGAAGGAGCCATATTACCATATTTAGCAGAGCCTAACTTATTAGCTATATCTTTTTCTGAGATAATTCCGACTAAAACTTTTTTATTTTCATTGGTACTAGTGACTGGTATTCTAGATAAGTTATCCTTATACATCATTCTTAGACAATCACATATGTTTAAATTCTTATCAATAGATACCACATTTTCAGACATTATATTTTTGATTTTCATAATAACACCAACGATAAAATCCAATGAAATAGCTATTAGAAAGAATCCAAATGAATTGATTCTATTTGGATTTCAATAATCTATAGCGTATCTAATCAAAGATATAAACTAACCTACCAATAGCTATCTCTTAAAAGTTCAACAATAGCTACCTGATTGGTCTTCACAAAGAAGAGCAACC of the Methanobrevibacter ruminantium genome contains:
- a CDS encoding CBS domain-containing protein; translated protein: MKIKNIMSENVVSIDKNLNICDCLRMMYKDNLSRIPVTSTNENKKVLVGIISEKDIANKLGSAKYGNMAPSHFYVSTVMVKDLITVDEDEDVTEVAKILIDKNIGAIPVLSDGEMVGIVTKSDFIYLCKAKAYEKISVKDIMTTDIISISADDRLVHARKVIMDSGVGRLLLTGDNELAGIITSKDIAKAFVSFRKHTPDKYQSSQIKELIAGDYMSTNVETISQYATVPQLADAMLETGYNGYPVVDDEDQIIGIVTQSDLLKLIYEMETQ